GATTTCAATTTCGTCCCGGTTTTCCGGAGGAAAGATGAACAGGTGGCGGATGGAAGGCACATCTTCCGGGAATTCGATCTTGGCCGGCGGGGTGCCCCAAGTGGCCGGATCGGTGAATTCCCCGGCAAGTGCCAGTTTGGCAGCAGTCTGCGGGCTGGCCAGATATACCTGAGCATCCTGGGTTCCGCTGCGGCCTTCAAAGTTACGGTTGAAGGTACGCACGCTGACTCCGGCAGAGGTGGGGGAACCGCCCATGCCGATGCAGGGTCCGCAGGTACATTCCAGCAGACGTGCACCGGAATCAAGGAAATTGGCGATGAGTCCGTCGGAGGCAAGCATTTTGAGAACCTGCTTGGAACCGGGGGAGATCATCAGGTCCACGCCTTCAGGCAGCTGCTGGTCCTGCAGGATCAGCGCTGTTGTTTTCAGGTCGGAGTAGGAAGAGTTGGTGCAGGAGCCGATGGCGGACTGGTTGACCTTGAGCCCGGCAAGGGACTTTACGGTGACAACACGGTCCGGCATATGCGGCTGGGCCACCAGCGGTTCCAGCTCGGAAAGGTTGATTTCGACTACTTCGGCGTAAGTTGCGTCAGTGTCGGCAATGAGTTCGGACCAGTCTTCTTCGCGGCCCATGGCCTTAAGGAAAGCCTTGGTGTTGTCATCACTGGGGAAGATGGAAGTGGTAGCTCCCAGTTCCGCACCCATATTAGTGATAACCGCACGTTCGGGAACTGTGAGAGACTTAACGCCTTCTCCTGCGAATTCGAATACAACGCCCACGCCGCCTTTAACTGTCTTGAGCTCAAGCAGCTTGAGGATGATGTCTTTGGCTGAAGCCCATTCGGTCAGTGCGCCGGAAAGATCCACCTTGACCACCTTGGGCATGGGGATGGAGTAAGGCTGTCCGGCCATGGCCAGGGCAACGGAAAGTCCGCCCGCACCCATGGCCAGAGAACCGAGTCCGCCTGCGGTGGGGGTGTGGCTGTCGGAGCCGATCAGGGTCTTGCCGGGCTTGGCAAAGTTTTCCAGATGCAGCTGGTGACAGATACCGGTTCCGGCCGGGGAAAAGACAACGCCGTGCTTGGCGGCGACCGTACGCAGGTACTGGTGGTCATCCGGGTTGCGGAATCCCATCTGCAGGGTGTTGTGGTCCACGTAACTTACAGAAAGTTCGGTCTGGACCTTATCAATACCCATGGCTTCAAATTGCAGATAAGCCATCGTGCCGGTGGCATCCTGAGTAAGAGTCTGATCAATTCGTAGCCCGACTTCAGTGCCCGGCTTCATTTCGCCGTTCAAGAGATGCGCTGATATGATCTTTTCAGTTATGTTTAAACCCATGATACCTCCGGAGTGATTGTGCTTTTCATAAGCAGATTTGAAACTAAGTGTCCTGTTGTACGTCGCATACCCGCGTACTTCATAAAGTGCCCGCTAAAGCTGTTATGAGGGCGGGGGTCAGTTATCCTTCCATTCCGAGGCGCATTCGGTTTATTTTTCGTTGACGGATGTCAATCTCTGCTTCCAGACGTAGTTTATCCTGTTTGGATTCGAAGATTTCATTGGCAAAAAAGATCCCTTCAGAAGGAACCTCGCTCTCCAGCAGCTTTTTAGTGCGCTGAATGCAGAGTTCCAGTTCCTTCTTAAAGTTTTCGATTTCTACTTCGATCTCAGGGATACTAATCGATTTTGATTCTTCTTCTGGTTTTTGATTCATCTTTTTTCTTAACCTCAGGGTCTTTGAGTCCATTGATTTCCGGCAGGCTGTTGTAGAGGGTCCAGTAACGGGGCCAGAGATCAGTTACATCGCCGGGATTCTCAATGGAGATTCCGGGACGCATCCAGGCCAGAAGACCGAGAGCAATACCGAAGAAGGGGGTCGGTGCAGACCATGCTTCGTCCCATTTGAGTCTGCCGGGGATAACGGTAAGGCCGTCATCTTCACGCTCGTACTTGATGCCGAGACGTTCAAGCAGTTCAACGCCCTGTTCGAACAGCACAGTGTCGGCAATGTTGCCGAGCTTGCATTCGGAGCGGGAGTTGACCGCAAGGGCCAGACCCACGGGGAAGAGGTCGTTTGCATTTCCGAAATCAAAGGAGAGATCAGCTGCAGCTTCACCCTTGGATGCAGTGATACTTCCTTTGGAAATTTTAATGTCCACGCCACCTTTCTTGAGGGTTACAAGTGCATCTTCGGCAATGGCGGATTTGGGCCATTCTCCGTTGATGGTCACCTGACCGTCGCTGAAAGCGGGGATGGAGAGCAGGGCGGCACAGAGTTCGGGTTCCAGTGCAATGGCCGGTTCTTCCGGTACGGAGATCCCCTTGGTGGCCGGAACAGAGCATTCTGTTTCACTGAGCTTGGCTTTAACTCCGCACTTCTTGAGCACAGCAACAACTTCCTTGAGCAGGTCTTTGCCCTGCCAGTCTTCAGCGAATTTGAAGGTCAGTCCCTGCGGATAGGTCCACGCGGCCAGAGCCAGTGCAGCAACAAATCCAGCAGGAATGTCTTCAGAAATTTCAAGGGAGGAGGCCATGCGTCCGCCGCATTCGAGGCGTGCAGGCAGTCCGTGGCTCTGCAAGTCAAGGGTATTCAGCCTTGCGCCCAGCGGGGAAAGAATTTCGGCCAGAGGTCTGGAGTCGTACTGTTTAAGGATGGGGCCGCCGGCGATTTTGAACTTGCCTACAGTCTTAAGACCGAAGGCAATGGTCAGGAACATGGTCATGGCGTCATCTCCGGCAAAGACGAGTTTTTCCTCGAATTCAATGCCGTCACCGGAACGGGATTCAACGGTCTCGCCATCCCATGAAAGATGTGCTCCGGCCTGGTTGAATGCTTTGATCAATTCGGTGATCTCGTCATTGACGCAGAGCGGACCCATTTTGGATTCAGCACCGGCAGCAGCACTCAGTGCAATCCAGAGCTTGGACTGCAGCAGGGAGCCGGGACCGTCGAAGGTCACGTTCACAGGCTTCTGGGGCGGGGAAAGAACATAAGTGGAAAGCTTGCGGTTTTCCGGTTTGGCAACACCTGCGTAAGCAAGGTTGTTAAGTTGATCGAAAACGCGGCGTGCTGTTTTCACGTCAAACTTTTTGTTACCGGCTTCTGCGGTCCATGTTTCAAAGATACGTCTTTCCATATCCGGGTCACCGAGGGGCAGACCTTTCTGCTTGCGCTTGGATGCAGCTTTACCCATGAGGTAATTTCTGCGGGATATGAGGGAAAGAAGTCTTGCGTCCAGCTCTTTGATTTCGTCAAGCAGGGACTGTCTACGCGGTGCGGAACCGCCGGAACGGTCAAATTTTTTATATTCGGGCATTATTTTTGTTTCCTGAAATGTGATATAGGGAAGTCCACCTTAATAGCGCGATTTGCTTTGATGGGCAACCCCCGTCGTTTTACGTGAAAAATACCCGTGATTTTAGATTATTACAAAAAAAAGGGGAGAGGCGCAAAACGCC
This sequence is a window from Desulfovibrio sp. JC010. Protein-coding genes within it:
- a CDS encoding aconitate hydratase, whose translation is MGLNITEKIISAHLLNGEMKPGTEVGLRIDQTLTQDATGTMAYLQFEAMGIDKVQTELSVSYVDHNTLQMGFRNPDDHQYLRTVAAKHGVVFSPAGTGICHQLHLENFAKPGKTLIGSDSHTPTAGGLGSLAMGAGGLSVALAMAGQPYSIPMPKVVKVDLSGALTEWASAKDIILKLLELKTVKGGVGVVFEFAGEGVKSLTVPERAVITNMGAELGATTSIFPSDDNTKAFLKAMGREEDWSELIADTDATYAEVVEINLSELEPLVAQPHMPDRVVTVKSLAGLKVNQSAIGSCTNSSYSDLKTTALILQDQQLPEGVDLMISPGSKQVLKMLASDGLIANFLDSGARLLECTCGPCIGMGGSPTSAGVSVRTFNRNFEGRSGTQDAQVYLASPQTAAKLALAGEFTDPATWGTPPAKIEFPEDVPSIRHLFIFPPENRDEIEIVRGPNIVPLETFSALPDEVSSEIRLKVEDDITTDHILPAGAQITALRSNIPAISEYIFSRVDEGFVGRMKAAESGIILGGENYGQGSSREHAALGPRHLGVVAVITKSLARIHRANLINFGILPLVLSEKSDYDRLSEGSKLTIDTTSITPGGESVAMADGAEIKVKNDLSAKELDIIKAGGLLNYVGKQL
- a CDS encoding chorismate mutase, which codes for MPEYKKFDRSGGSAPRRQSLLDEIKELDARLLSLISRRNYLMGKAASKRKQKGLPLGDPDMERRIFETWTAEAGNKKFDVKTARRVFDQLNNLAYAGVAKPENRKLSTYVLSPPQKPVNVTFDGPGSLLQSKLWIALSAAAGAESKMGPLCVNDEITELIKAFNQAGAHLSWDGETVESRSGDGIEFEEKLVFAGDDAMTMFLTIAFGLKTVGKFKIAGGPILKQYDSRPLAEILSPLGARLNTLDLQSHGLPARLECGGRMASSLEISEDIPAGFVAALALAAWTYPQGLTFKFAEDWQGKDLLKEVVAVLKKCGVKAKLSETECSVPATKGISVPEEPAIALEPELCAALLSIPAFSDGQVTINGEWPKSAIAEDALVTLKKGGVDIKISKGSITASKGEAAADLSFDFGNANDLFPVGLALAVNSRSECKLGNIADTVLFEQGVELLERLGIKYEREDDGLTVIPGRLKWDEAWSAPTPFFGIALGLLAWMRPGISIENPGDVTDLWPRYWTLYNSLPEINGLKDPEVKKKDESKTRRRIKID